DNA from Paucidesulfovibrio gracilis DSM 16080:
GTCCTGCTGTTCGTGCTGTTGTATCAGCTGGCCGCGAACCTAAGCCGCTTTTCCGATGAGCAACTCCGGCGCAACGCCCAGTTGACGCCATCGGCCCAGGTGCTGTTCGGCAAGGGCGTCAAATTTTCGCTGTTTGCCCTGGCGTTCGTGCTGGCGCTTTCCAGCGCCGGAGTCAATCTGACCAGCCTGGCCGTGCTCTCCGGCGCCATCGGCGTGGGGGTGGGCTTTGGACTCCAGAAGATTTTCGCCAACCTGGTTTCCGGGGTGATCCTGCTCTTTGAAAAATCCATCAAACCCGGCGACACGCTGGAAATGAGCGGGGTCTATGGCGTGGTCACGTCATTGAACGCCCGTTTCACCTCGGTACAAACCCGTGACGGCAAGGAATACCTGATCCCCAACGAAAATTTGATCACCAACGACGTGGTCATCTGGACCCACACCGATCCCAATGTGCGCCTTAAAATCCCAGTGGGTATTTCCTACGACGCGGATCCGCGTCTGGCTTTGCAACTCATGGAGGAGTCCGCCCGCAAGGTCCGCCGCGTGCTGCCCGACCCGGCTCCCGCTGGCCGGCTCACCGGATTCGGCGATAACTCCGTAGACCTGGAGGTCCGCATCTGGATTCGTGATGCGGATCAAGGCGTGGTCAATGTGCAGAGCGAAGTGCTCCTGAACATCTGGGATGCGTTTAAGGAACACAACATCGAAATCCCCTTCCCGCAACGCGACATCCACGTCCGTACCCTGCCGCCGAAAGTCGAGGAAGGAAAGTAGACAACATTTGCACAGTTCAACAATAAACCCCTTTTCATGCTAAAAAGGGGCTTATTCTCGTTGGAAAAGGAAATCATCGTCCCATCATGACGATGGAGAACTCAGTTCAACCGCTTGAACATGGTCTGCGATGGTTTTCCTTTCAACCGTGCATCCAAATCATTCTTGTCCACTGCCTCGGCAATGGCTGCAAAGGCATTGTCCGCCGCCGCAAGATATCGGTCCACATGCTCATCCGTATGTGCGTAACTCACATAAAACAAATTTGAGGCAAGGATGCCCTGCTCCAGCATGAGTTGCACATAATAGGCCTTCACCTTTGGGAACGCTTCATGTTCAATGGAAAAATGGCCCATGGGTTCCAGTCCGCCAGCATGCACCTTCAGACCGTGCTTCTCGCCCAGCGCTTCCCACCCCTTCATGACACGACCGCCGATGCGAATCAGATGCTCCGGCACATTCTCGCGTCTATGCTTGCCAATGGTCGCCAAAGCTGCGGCAAAACCGATTCGCTCAGTCCAATGCGTCGAACTGATAAAACTGCCTTGCGCGGCCTGCATTACGGATTCACGGCCGATAACCGCTCCAATGGCGTATCCGTTGCCCATGGCCTTGGCAAAAACCGCCATGTCCGGTTCCACGGAATGCTTGACCAGATGTGCTCCACCTGTATTGAGCCGGAACCCGGAAGAAATTTCATCCATGATGAAGACGGCCCCTGCCTTGTCGGCGAGGGTACGTACTCCTTCGATGAACCCGGGGGCCGCTTCCAGATTCCGCAACGGCTCCATAACGATTGCCGCCAGATCATCTCCATGAGCAGCGACGATTGCTTCCAGTTCGTCCAAACGGTTGTAGCGGAACGGGAGGGCCGTGCCGCCCAGATGGTCCGGCACCCCGGCAGGATCCAACCCCGTCAGCAAATGATCGTTCAGCTCATTGCCGGTGCCGAGATTCGCAGCCAAATACCAATCCTGCCAGCCATGGTAACCGCAAAACGCAACAATGTTACGACGGGTATGCGCCCGGGCGATACGAACGGCAACCCCCATGGTCTCGCCTCCTGCTCTGGCATAGCGGACCATGTCCGCCCAGGGATGCAGCTCGCACAACAATTCCGCGAGTTCGACCTCCTCAGGGCAATTCAACGAACTGGCAACGCCGCCGGAAACGGCCCGCCGTACGGCTTCATCGACTTCGTCGTCAGCATATCCCAGGACACAGGCTCCAATGCCTGCTATGCTCATATCCATATATTCATTGCCATCCAAATCC
Protein-coding regions in this window:
- a CDS encoding aminotransferase class III-fold pyridoxal phosphate-dependent enzyme produces the protein MKLQQSLAMQERAKKRIPGMCQLLSKRPDMFSLGIWPGYYSRAKGVTVWDLDGNEYMDMSIAGIGACVLGYADDEVDEAVRRAVSGGVASSLNCPEEVELAELLCELHPWADMVRYARAGGETMGVAVRIARAHTRRNIVAFCGYHGWQDWYLAANLGTGNELNDHLLTGLDPAGVPDHLGGTALPFRYNRLDELEAIVAAHGDDLAAIVMEPLRNLEAAPGFIEGVRTLADKAGAVFIMDEISSGFRLNTGGAHLVKHSVEPDMAVFAKAMGNGYAIGAVIGRESVMQAAQGSFISSTHWTERIGFAAALATIGKHRRENVPEHLIRIGGRVMKGWEALGEKHGLKVHAGGLEPMGHFSIEHEAFPKVKAYYVQLMLEQGILASNLFYVSYAHTDEHVDRYLAAADNAFAAIAEAVDKNDLDARLKGKPSQTMFKRLN
- a CDS encoding mechanosensitive ion channel family protein, whose protein sequence is MEAQQWGEWWSLLESWFRTTVLTWNMAFQLGAVLLCAALGLALGQLARRAYRRRFEQQLRAEAFFGKVFRAVERVVWLSVAGALLTVAGVAFRSLDEPARLLDVATTLTLAWIAIRLASGLILNRFWGHAASVSVWVLVALDVVGLLDPLLAFMDGLGMNFGDARVTLLQAIKAVLLFVLLYQLAANLSRFSDEQLRRNAQLTPSAQVLFGKGVKFSLFALAFVLALSSAGVNLTSLAVLSGAIGVGVGFGLQKIFANLVSGVILLFEKSIKPGDTLEMSGVYGVVTSLNARFTSVQTRDGKEYLIPNENLITNDVVIWTHTDPNVRLKIPVGISYDADPRLALQLMEESARKVRRVLPDPAPAGRLTGFGDNSVDLEVRIWIRDADQGVVNVQSEVLLNIWDAFKEHNIEIPFPQRDIHVRTLPPKVEEGK